A section of the Salvelinus alpinus chromosome 36, SLU_Salpinus.1, whole genome shotgun sequence genome encodes:
- the LOC139564890 gene encoding transcription factor JunB-like: MSTKMEQPFYHDDSFLSAYGHSDAALHDYKHLKQNMNLNMTDPYRNLKSDLYQAAHQDVGSLKLASPELERLIIQNSNGIITTPTPGQYFYNRSITDEQEGFAEGFVKALDELHKINHMPMAPPNVSIGAGGVTTCSVAASSVFGSSLQPEPPIYTTLNAYCPNTNLSSASSYPSTTINYLPPLHQQSHHQQTSTHASHPFQYSLPGAGVHPQRLVAFKEEPQTVPDLHSSDDSPPMSPIDMENQEIIKAERKRLRNRLAATKCRRRKLERISRLEDKVKVLKSDNAGLSNTATVLREQVAQLKQKVLTHVSSGCQLMLTSKMEAF, from the coding sequence ATGTCTACAAAAATGGAGCAGCCTTTTTATCATGACGACTCTTTTCTCTCGGCCTACGGCCACTCTGATGCTGCATTGCACGACTACAAACACCTAAAGCAGAATATGAATTTGAACATGACAGATCCATATCGCAACCTCAAGTCTGACTTGTACCAAGCAGCGCACCAGGACGTCGGGTCACTGAAGCTTGCTTCCCCCGAACTCGAAAGGCTTATCATCCAAAACAGTAACGGTATAATTACTACTCCCACCCCAGGCCAGTACTTCTACAACCGGAGCATCACCGATGAGCAGGAGGGCTTTGCGGAGGGCTTCGTGAAAGCCCTGGACGAGCTCCACAAGATAAACCATATGCCCATGGCCCCGCCCAACGTGTCTATTGGAGCGGGTGGTGTGACGACCTGTTCGGTGGCGGCCTCTAGTGTCTTCGGCTCCTCCCTGCAGCCCGAGCCTCCAATCTACACAACACTGAACGCTTATTGCCCAAACACTAACCTCTCTTCCGCATCCAGTTACCCCAGTACCACCATCAACTACTTACCGCCGCTCCACCAGCAGAGCCATCACCAACAGACCTCGACGCACGCGTCACACCCCTTTCAGTACTCTCTACCTGGCGCTGGGGTCCATCCACAGCGCCTTGTGGCTTTCAAAGAAGAACCACAAACCGTCCCTGATCTACACAGCAGCGACGATTCCCCGCCAATGTCCCCAATCGACATGGAAAACCAAGAGATAATCAAGGCCGAGAGGAAGAGGCTTAGAAACCGACTAGCAGCAACCAAATGCCGGCGCCGCAAACTAGAGCGCATCTCCCGACTGGAGGACAAGGTGAAAGTTCTGAAGTCGGACAATGCTGGGCTCTCCAATACGGCGACTGTGCTTCGTGAACAAGTCGCCCAGCTCAAACAGAAAGTCCTGACACATGTAAGCAGCGGCTGTCAACTAATGTTGACGAGCAAAATGGAGGCATTTTAA
- the LOC139564933 gene encoding peroxiredoxin-like isoform X2: MKIPLLADPAQAISRDEGIAYRGLFGIDDKGILRQIPINDLPVGCSVDETQHLVQAFQHTDKFGEVCPAGWRPGRDTLVPDVQKSKEFFSKQN, from the exons ATGAAGATCCCTCTGCTGGCTGACCCCGCCCAGGCCATCTCCAGGGATGAGGGCATAGCCTACAG AGGTCTGTTTGGGATTGATGACAAGGGCATCCTGAGGCAGATCCCCATCAACGACCTGCCAGTGGGGTGCTCTGTGGATGAGACACAGCACCTGGTGCAGGCCTTCCAGCACACTGACAAGTTTggagaag TGTGCCCAGCAGGATGGAGACCAGGGAGAGACACCCTCGTCCCAGACGTCCAGAAGAGCAAGGAGTTTTTCTCCAAACAGAACTGA
- the LOC139564933 gene encoding peroxiredoxin-like isoform X1 gives MLTFLRNKLFVRINTERKHRGLGPMKIPLLADPAQAISRDEGIAYRGLFGIDDKGILRQIPINDLPVGCSVDETQHLVQAFQHTDKFGEVCPAGWRPGRDTLVPDVQKSKEFFSKQN, from the exons atgttgacgtttttgagaaataagctgttTGTGCG GATCAACACAGAGAGGAAACACAGAGGTCTGGGCCCCATGAAGATCCCTCTGCTGGCTGACCCCGCCCAGGCCATCTCCAGGGATGAGGGCATAGCCTACAG AGGTCTGTTTGGGATTGATGACAAGGGCATCCTGAGGCAGATCCCCATCAACGACCTGCCAGTGGGGTGCTCTGTGGATGAGACACAGCACCTGGTGCAGGCCTTCCAGCACACTGACAAGTTTggagaag TGTGCCCAGCAGGATGGAGACCAGGGAGAGACACCCTCGTCCCAGACGTCCAGAAGAGCAAGGAGTTTTTCTCCAAACAGAACTGA
- the LOC139564911 gene encoding riboflavin-binding protein-like: protein MAITSNSLPLVCAYLAATLIGRILCLEGACLQDGRQKATPSQEPHLKDCTIYAENACCSEVDIQDLNPMISEKNSPWDKCGKLSPKCEDFLKRVTCFYRCSPDAARWPHSHLQSSMQAVPLCHSFCRDWYEACRMDMTCARNWARDPRGQNCTGNCVPYQQMYQHGRDLCESLWGDAFMTVEDEEEEREGGESISNGNGGRPCGCLTLSPSDREVIAALRALEEDPEELDTTKSGLPQYRAPCHTQPQTKPATLPPQARRSNGNIVMRKRSVVVDDVEGSGSGL, encoded by the exons ATGGCTATCACGTCAAACTCCCTGCCGTTGGtctgtgcatatttagcggctaCCCTGATTGGTCGCATTTTGTGTTTGGAGGGGGCGTGTCTACAGGACGGTAGACAGAAGGCCACGCCCAGCCAGGAACCTCACCTGAAAGACTGCACAATCTATgctgaga ATGCATGTTGTTCAGAGGTTGACATCCAGGACCTTAATCCCATGATCAGTGAGAAGAACAGCCCCTGGGACAAGTGTGGGAAACTGAGCCCGAA GTGTGAGGACTTCCTGAAGCGTGTGACCTGTTTCTACCGTTGTTCCCCTGATGCAGCACGCTGGCCACACTCTCACCTCCAGTCCTCCATGCAGGCCGTGCCACTGTGCCACAGCTTCTGCCGTGACTG GTATGAGGCCTGCAGGATGGACATGACATGTGCTCGTAACTGGGCCAGAGACCCCAGAGGACAGAACTGCACTGGGAACTGTGTGCCGTATCAGCAG ATGTACCAGCACGGCCGGGACCTGTGTGAGAGCCTGTGGGGGGACGCCTTCATGACagtggaggatgaggaggaggaacgggAGGGGGGTGAGAGTATTAGCAATGGTAATGGTGGACGTCCCTGTGGATGCCTGACCCTCAGCCCCTCGGACAGGGAGGTGATCGCTGCCCTCAGGGCCCTGGAGGAAGACCCAGAGGAGCTGGACACCACCAAGAGTGGCTTGCCTCAGTACCGTGCCCCGTGCCACACGCAGCCTCAGACCAAGCCTGCCACACTGCCCCCGCAGGCGCGGAGGAGCAACGGCAACATTGTGATGCGGAAACGCTCGGTTGTGGTGGATGATGTGGAGGGTAGTGGGAGTGGGCTGTAG